From one Rosa rugosa chromosome 4, drRosRugo1.1, whole genome shotgun sequence genomic stretch:
- the LOC133743821 gene encoding protein AE7, with product MVSELINANPVIYEKKERRVRSVPSAADEYAVEPIDQEEIFDHIRDIKDPEHPYSLEELKVISEDAIEVDDGRGHVRVTFTPTVEHCSMATVIGLCIRVKLLRSLPSRFKVDIRVAPGSHATEAAVNKQLNDKERVAAALENPNVVEMVDECLTPSYD from the exons ATGGTATCCGAGTTAATAAATGCGAATCCAGTCATCTATGAAAAGAAAGAGCGGCGGGTTCGTAGTGTTCCAAGTGCTGCAGATGAATATGCTGTTGAACCAATTGACCAAGAAGAAATTTTTGAT CATATTAGAGATATTAAAGACCCGGAACACCCTTACTCTTTGGAAGAGCTCAAAGTAATTTCAGAAGATGCAATTGAAGTAGATGATGGCCGTGGTCATGTTAG ggTCACATTTACTCCTACTGTTGAACATTGCAGTATGGCAACAGTTATTGGTCTTTGCATACGTGTTAAACTCTTGAGGAGCCTGCCTTCTCGTTTCAAG GTGGACATTAGGGTGGCACCTGGATCTCATGCAACTGAAGCTGCAG TTAATAAGCAACTGAATGATAAAGAGCGGGTAGCAGCGGCATTGGAAAACCCAAATGTTGTGGAAATGGTTGATGAATGCCTTACTCCTTCATATGATTGA